ACCTGGTCCAGCTCGCGCATGCGCCGGTCGTAAACCCGGCGCAGGATGGAGACCTTGACGTTATTGACCAGGGACATGCCCGGGGCTCTCCTAAAAACCCCCCGCCCGTTCAGCCGCGGCGGGGGATGCGCGTTTTTTCAGGCCAGGCCGTCGAGGAACTTTTGCAAAATCTCGGTGAACTCCGCGGCCTTTTCCATCATCGCGGCGTGGCCGCACTCCTCGAAGAGGACCAGCTCGGCTCCGGCGATGCCCTCCTTGAACTCGAGGGCCACCTCGAGGGGGGTCACCTCGTCCTGCCGGCCCCAAATCAAAAGGGTGGGGGCGGTGATGCGGTGGAGGTCGGCGCCCATGTGTGTCCGCTTGGCGGCCTTGGCCACCTTCACCAGGCGGAACTTGTTCTTCCGCGAGTCGAGGAAATTCACCACCTCGTCCACCATGCCGGGTCGGATGGTCTTCTCGTCGTAAAAGACCTGGGCGACGCGGCCGTAAATCCACTCGCGGCCGGGGCTGGTGGGCAGGCCCTGCTCGTAGCCCCGCTCCAGGAGCCCCGAAGAGCCGGAGAGGACCAGCCCCCGCACCCGGTCCGGGTGGTGGCAGGCCAGATACAGCGCGATGTTGCCGCCCAGGGAGTTGCCGACGAACACCGCCCGGTCGAAGCCCGCCCAGTCCAGGTACTCCAGCGCATAGCGGGAAAGCCCCTTGACGGACGGATCGTCCCACTTCTCGTCGAAGATGGGGAGTTCCAGGACGATCATGTGGTGGGAGCGGGAGAGGTTCTCGACCTGGTGGAGCCAGTTGTCCGGGGAGCCGAACATGCCGTGGAGCATGACGACCGGCGGACCCTCGCCCTTTTCGACACG
The sequence above is a segment of the bacterium genome. Coding sequences within it:
- a CDS encoding alpha/beta fold hydrolase, translating into MILKLSEGAYPRVEKGEGPPVVMLHGMFGSPDNWLHQVENLSRSHHMIVLELPIFDEKWDDPSVKGLSRYALEYLDWAGFDRAVFVGNSLGGNIALYLACHHPDRVRGLVLSGSSGLLERGYEQGLPTSPGREWIYGRVAQVFYDEKTIRPGMVDEVVNFLDSRKNKFRLVKVAKAAKRTHMGADLHRITAPTLLIWGRQDEVTPLEVALEFKEGIAGAELVLFEECGHAAMMEKAAEFTEILQKFLDGLA